A part of Leptospira wolffii serovar Khorat str. Khorat-H2 genomic DNA contains:
- a CDS encoding helix-turn-helix domain-containing protein, with the protein MHSLPVSFPIWLLDVPFFWGLVSFAVFGTYLGILLCIGQNVLEKKTALNRLLSLLFVCLGLLQGTGLAFVFGLSESLPRLVLLHIPVLGSIGPILYGIHKIIQNSEYEESVFGLNTKHAFFPGFAWLCYFIALFLPEDRIRFCIEDFSRTTGLSDLVFYLPLLVLAGYILALLRGSRILFKFGVLREEWTARVLLYIILATIANHTVGAIYLLNKNPVFLLVSADMMALSLCVSYLIGRKYPAYFQNLQEVARETNRKYIRSLLIGMDIEILRANLLESMEKEKLYKDEDLTLGGLAIELALSPHQLSELINQEMGKNFSAFVNEYRVKEACKLLEENPERSILDIGYEVGFRSKTSFHRAFQKEIGVPPSEYRSKKT; encoded by the coding sequence ATGCATTCTTTACCTGTTTCCTTTCCAATTTGGTTGCTCGATGTTCCTTTCTTTTGGGGACTGGTTTCCTTTGCCGTCTTCGGGACTTATTTGGGAATTCTTCTTTGTATCGGACAGAACGTCTTGGAGAAAAAAACGGCACTCAATCGGCTACTCTCCCTTCTATTCGTTTGCTTAGGCTTATTGCAGGGAACGGGACTTGCTTTCGTTTTCGGACTTTCCGAAAGTTTACCCAGGCTTGTGCTTTTACATATCCCCGTTTTAGGGTCCATAGGGCCCATTCTTTACGGGATTCACAAGATTATCCAGAATTCCGAGTACGAAGAATCCGTCTTTGGTTTGAATACGAAGCACGCATTCTTTCCGGGATTTGCCTGGCTCTGTTATTTTATAGCCTTATTTCTTCCCGAGGATCGGATTCGATTCTGTATCGAAGATTTCTCCCGTACAACCGGCTTATCGGATTTAGTATTCTATCTACCGTTGTTGGTACTCGCAGGTTATATTTTGGCGCTACTCCGAGGCAGTCGCATTCTTTTCAAGTTCGGAGTGCTCCGAGAAGAATGGACTGCCAGGGTACTTCTATACATCATTCTTGCCACCATTGCCAACCATACCGTAGGGGCGATTTATCTACTGAATAAGAATCCGGTCTTTTTGCTAGTCAGTGCGGATATGATGGCTCTGAGTCTTTGCGTGTCCTATCTGATCGGTAGAAAGTATCCCGCCTATTTCCAAAATTTGCAGGAAGTCGCCAGGGAAACGAATCGCAAATATATAAGGTCCCTTCTTATCGGAATGGATATTGAGATCCTAAGAGCCAATCTTCTGGAGAGTATGGAAAAGGAAAAACTCTATAAGGACGAGGACCTGACCCTGGGGGGCCTGGCAATCGAGCTTGCTCTTTCGCCTCACCAACTCTCCGAGTTGATCAACCAAGAGATGGGTAAGAATTTCTCCGCCTTCGTAAACGAATATAGGGTAAAGGAGGCTTGTAAACTCTTGGAAGAGAATCCGGAGCGCTCCATTTTGGATATAGGATACGAGGTGGGATTTAGGAGTAAAACCTCCTTCCATAGGGCTTTTCAGAAGGAAATCGGAGTTCCTCCCTCGGAATACAGGAGCAAGAAAACCTAA
- a CDS encoding fatty acid desaturase: MASLTLERKTASERFSEKEKTKRIMKWIRKSDSRLRKKYTFLKHQNAIGFGITIGSAAGMILLGGLYIAGLIPFWACIIGNGILASFLHEMEHDLIHSIYFKESPRMQNFLFWVVWLFRANTVNPWFRKEIHLLHHKLSGNIEDIEERFISNGMPWGIKRILVMIDPIMAVVLQGPKIRKDAIRYFRKIKSSPIKGPYRSIYLLLWYSFLGWGIFSLVNTALGNPVQESGLASNIHHFLNTAAVVYLIPCWLRQSAIQIVSSNMHYYGDVKSLYQQTQVLDSWWILPLHLFCFNFGATHGIHHFVVTQPFYLRQAVAPRVKPFLKKYGIRFNDFESMGRANRYEKESLGIPVTA; the protein is encoded by the coding sequence ATGGCTTCCTTAACGCTGGAAAGAAAAACCGCTTCGGAAAGATTTTCCGAGAAAGAAAAAACCAAACGAATCATGAAATGGATCCGAAAATCGGATTCGAGACTTAGAAAAAAATACACGTTTTTGAAACACCAAAATGCGATCGGCTTCGGAATCACGATCGGATCGGCTGCCGGTATGATTTTATTGGGTGGACTGTACATTGCAGGACTCATTCCTTTTTGGGCCTGTATCATCGGGAACGGAATTCTTGCCTCTTTCCTGCATGAGATGGAGCACGACCTGATCCATAGCATTTATTTTAAAGAAAGTCCCAGGATGCAGAATTTTCTATTTTGGGTGGTCTGGTTGTTCCGAGCGAACACCGTAAATCCTTGGTTCCGTAAGGAGATTCATCTTCTCCACCATAAACTCTCCGGAAACATAGAGGATATAGAGGAAAGATTCATCAGTAACGGAATGCCTTGGGGGATCAAAAGGATTCTGGTGATGATCGATCCTATCATGGCGGTGGTATTACAGGGACCGAAGATCAGAAAGGATGCGATAAGGTATTTTAGAAAAATCAAATCTTCTCCTATCAAGGGACCGTATCGATCCATTTATCTTCTGCTTTGGTATTCCTTCTTAGGCTGGGGGATATTTTCACTAGTCAATACCGCTTTGGGGAATCCGGTCCAGGAATCCGGACTCGCAAGTAATATTCATCATTTCTTAAATACGGCCGCGGTAGTCTATCTGATCCCTTGCTGGCTCAGACAATCCGCCATCCAGATCGTGTCCTCCAATATGCATTATTACGGAGACGTAAAAAGCCTATACCAGCAGACACAAGTGTTGGATTCCTGGTGGATCCTTCCCTTGCATCTATTCTGCTTTAATTTCGGGGCGACTCACGGGATCCATCATTTCGTGGTGACTCAACCGTTTTATCTCAGGCAGGCGGTCGCTCCCAGGGTGAAGCCTTTTCTGAAGAAATACGGGATTCGATTCAACGATTTTGAAAGCATGGGTAGAGCGAATCGCTATGAGAAGGAATCCTTAGGGATCCCTGTAACCGCATAA
- a CDS encoding phthiocerol/phthiodiolone dimycocerosyl transferase family protein, giving the protein MQNITESENNKITIERRLDRAETGFWLYDRVSSMNFCVMAELEGSVSREKLQSAIDRVQASYPNARVSIRKKEEEDSVHLAFISDPDSRIVLQNQIENPDWQDFLARETIRLFYLNETPLVRAYLCGIGSNRSVFALVFNHSIADGRSGCNFLLEILKSYDSSYSGSIDKHYNSMMNLYEGKTPEKKASEAKRKPDPLPNFSRKKEETNPRMESMDLNSSLLGNLLQRAKEKCVSLHGLVGSAQIKSLSRLFQDGAGTSLNLATPVDLRPYLKENVPSDALGLYISLFTTEIDPRTSFWEIASAINRDLKRKLESGQGTSFYEILPSLDQFLKREEAMRVFASLMQRNPQASVLSNVGILPDLENPKDFRIGRISFTVHPSITQVLFTTLTTFRGEARIQFNYDSNRWRKEDFQIFREEFERLLTYPED; this is encoded by the coding sequence ATGCAGAATATTACGGAATCGGAAAATAACAAGATAACTATCGAACGTAGACTGGATAGAGCCGAAACGGGTTTCTGGCTATACGACCGCGTTTCTTCCATGAATTTCTGCGTCATGGCGGAATTGGAAGGATCGGTCTCTAGGGAGAAACTTCAGTCGGCGATCGATAGGGTCCAGGCCTCTTATCCTAATGCGCGAGTTTCGATTCGGAAGAAAGAGGAGGAAGATTCCGTCCATCTGGCGTTTATTTCCGATCCGGATAGCAGAATCGTTCTGCAAAATCAAATAGAGAATCCGGATTGGCAAGACTTTCTCGCGCGGGAAACGATTCGGCTCTTCTACTTGAACGAAACTCCGTTAGTTCGCGCTTATCTATGCGGGATAGGATCGAATCGATCCGTCTTTGCCTTGGTGTTCAACCATAGTATCGCGGACGGAAGATCCGGATGTAATTTTCTATTGGAAATCCTAAAGAGCTACGATTCTTCCTATAGCGGTAGTATCGATAAACATTATAATTCTATGATGAATCTTTACGAAGGAAAGACGCCTGAAAAAAAGGCTTCGGAAGCCAAGAGGAAGCCGGACCCTCTTCCTAATTTTTCCAGAAAAAAGGAAGAGACAAATCCCAGAATGGAGTCTATGGATTTAAACTCGTCCCTATTAGGGAATTTACTACAAAGGGCCAAGGAAAAATGCGTGTCCTTGCATGGGCTCGTAGGTTCCGCGCAGATAAAGTCTCTTTCCAGGCTATTTCAGGACGGAGCGGGGACTTCCTTGAATTTGGCGACTCCTGTGGACCTGCGTCCCTACTTAAAGGAAAACGTTCCGAGCGACGCGCTGGGCTTATATATCAGTTTGTTTACGACGGAAATCGATCCTAGAACTTCTTTTTGGGAGATCGCGTCCGCAATCAATAGGGACCTGAAAAGAAAATTGGAGTCGGGACAGGGAACTTCCTTTTACGAGATTCTTCCTTCCTTGGATCAATTTTTAAAAAGGGAAGAGGCTATGCGAGTCTTCGCATCCCTGATGCAAAGAAACCCTCAGGCTTCGGTCTTAAGCAATGTAGGAATTCTTCCCGATTTGGAGAATCCGAAAGATTTCAGGATAGGTAGGATTTCATTTACCGTCCATCCTTCGATTACTCAGGTTTTGTTCACCACTCTTACTACGTTTAGAGGAGAGGCGAGGATCCAATTCAATTACGACTCCAATCGTTGGAGAAAGGAAGATTTTCAAATTTTTCGTGAAGAGTTTGAAAGATTATTAACGTATCCGGAAGACTGA